The sequence GATTTGGTGCAAGAGCCGGTAGTTCTCTTCCACAGTAGGTTTGTTGAGCTGACACGAatgcagcagaaagaaaaggagaaagatcaGAAGCCAAAAGAAGTGGAGAAACAGGAAGATAAAGAAAACCGGCCGAAAACACCAGAAATGGTTCCTGATAGtaaagaaacagaacaaaaacctTCCTCAGTTGTTGGTCCTTCTTCAGTCACCATCCTCCCACAGGAACCAGCTCCCATCACTCCCGAGAAAATAGTGAGTGAAAAGATCCTGGTGGAACCAGCTTCTGTCAAAGAAGAGAAACCTTCTgaacctgctgctgcagcagaggaacaaaaaccttttcctgaccTTGCTGCTCCTGTCAAAATGGAACCTCCTGAGCAAACGGAGCCTCCGCCAGTTATAGAAGCGAGTAAAGAAATTGTTGCTACAACCCTGGCACCAGAGGAAGatgctgtggcagcagagcaTCCTTCATACTTGGATACCAAACCTCCCACTCCTGGGGCCTCGTTTTCCGATGCAGACATCAACGTAGATCCAGAACCTGAAGCTGCCCAGCTGCTTCCACCTCCACCTAAGCTAGTTCTGAAGTCAGATGAGGCTTCAGAACCTAAAGAGGAAAATCCTCTACCCTCTGCCAACAGCGATGCTGGTGTGAGTCAAAAGGTGGAGGTGACTGCTGAGGTCCTGCCGCCCGTTTCCGACAATGATATGGAAGTGGAACCTCCGGTTGTTGTAAAAGATAAAAAGCCCTACAAAAGTAAACGGTCCAAGACTCCCGTGCAGTCGGCTGCAGCTAATGTCACAGAAAAGCCTGTCACGAGGAAGAGCGAAAGAATTGACCGTGAGAAACTGAAAAGGTCGAGCTCTCCTCGTGGGGAGACCCAGAAGCTTTCTGAATTGAAAGTGGAAGCAGAAAAGGTTTCAAGGAATGCTGCTAAATCCCCAAGTTCTGCTGCAGAGCCGGAAAATATGGAACCGAGCTTGTCAATAGGCCGGACCAGGCGCAGAAACGTGAGGTCAGTCTATGCTACCACAGGGGACAACGAAGGCCCATCTCCGGTGAAGGACTCCATGGAGGTCACTAGGTCCACCAGGAAGAGAGTGGAAAAGGAACCACAGGAAACAGTGACAACTGTTCCCACAACCCCAAGGAGGGGAAGACCTCCCAAAACCCGACGTAAACCAGAGGAAGACATCTCTCCAATAAAGGCCGAACCGGTACAACAAGAGGTGGAGGAGGCTGAAACTAAAGATACTGTGGAAGCTCCTAAACCTGCAGAGGGTTGGAGGTCTCCTAGATCCCAGAAGCTCACGCACACTCACACgtcagctgctgccagccaacaggggaagaaagggaagaacGAAACAAAAGCTGATACCACAGCTGAATGCGAAGATGCTGCTGAAAGAAGCGGTCAGGAATCAAGCATCAGTGACAACAGCAATAAAGCGAAAGCCCCTGAGAAAGAGCCAGCAGCAAGTGAGCAGAAACGTGATCGGAAGGAACTGGATGTGGAGAAAAATCAGCTAGAAATCCCCACAGTTGAGATCACTGAGAAGAAGCCAGTGCCAGAAAAGGTTACGAAATCCAAAAGGGGAAGGtataaaaataccaaaaccGTTGTTGACAAGGCATCCGTGTGTCtcaaaaatgtagaaatacGCCTCAACGTTGATGAAGTCAAGGGTGCCTTGCGGCCCACCGAAGAGGAGGCAGAGCCAGCGGCAGTGTCACCACCCAAGATGAAGAGCCCTCCAAAAGAGGACATCCTGCCACCCCATTTCTCTAAGAATGAGGTAGAAGATTCATTTCCAGAAATAGAAAAGGAGGTGACACGGGAGCCCAAGCAGTCGCCTGAGGCTGCCCAGTTAGCAAAGCAGATTGAGCTCGAGCAGGCAGTGGAGAACATTGCAAAACTCACTGAAACTCCTCCGACAATTGCTGCCTACAAAGAGCCAACAACAGATGTGGCTGAAGTCCgtcaggaggaggaggcagataAACCCGCACACCAGGCCAGTGAAAcggagctggcagcagccatcGGCTCCATCATCAATGACATTTCTGGGGAGACTGAAAGCTTCCCTGCACCACCAACATATCCTGCTGAATCTGAGGCTGAAATCCCCACAGagcccttggtgctgcagtCCCCTCGGGAGGAGATGGAGCCTGAGACAGATCAGGCAGTGAACAACATCCTAGAAACCGAGGCTGCTGTTGAGCCTGTGGTGCAGCCGGTGCCTGGCTCTGTCCCGTCAGCATTGGAGACTGAGAGCAAGGAGTCTGAAGTCAGCTTCAGTGAATCTTCCAACTCTGCCCAGGAGGCCGAGACCTTGCAGGAGGCTGAAGTTGCTCGTAAAGAAAAGGGCCGCCCGAAAACCACGCGGCAGAAACGCAAGAAGAGCACAAGCAGGAAGGGCGATGCCACCGAAGTCAACGCCTTTGAGCCGGAGAGGGTGCAGAGCAAATCACCCCCTGCCAACGAAGTAAAGACAAAACCTGAAGAGGCCTCAAAGGAGGAAAAGCAAATCAAACCCACAGCATCCATGGAGCCAAGTGCTTCTGATGTCACCAAGGCTGTGGCTGCTGATGTCATGGCTGCACATGAGGCTGTCCCTGAGAGCAGCACCTCTCCAAAggtgcctgctccagctcctctggacCTGGGTGCCCCGCCAGTTCCCCTCGATGAGGGGAGTCAGACTGGATTCAAGATCCGGTCGCCCCTGGAGAACGCTGCCATCACGCCACCGAGTGCCCCAAACTCAGcccttcctgctgtccctgcggCAACAGCCAAGCTGCCCACCCCAGTGCCCACTGCCATCGTCCCCCTTCACTCCGGCGCTGCCAAAGTGCCAGAGTGGATGGTCAGGCACGAGGAGCCCCGTGCCCGTTCCACGCCCCCGCCCGCTCTCCCACCAGACACAAAGGCGTCGGATATCGACACAAACTCCAGCACTTTGAGGAAGATACTCATGGAGCCCAAATACGTCTCGGCGACGAGCATAACCTCCACGCACGTGACGACGACGCACACGGAGCCGGTGAGCGCGCCATGCCTGGAGGAGGCACCTCTCCACCCTGCCGTGGAGGCCATCAAGCCGGTTTCCGAGGAGAAGCCGGCTGTTCCTGTCACCAACGCCCTGGACCCACCGGTGGCCGAAGCGCCAGTGTtcagtgagaaggaaaaggtCAACACTGTGATTGCTCCCAAAGCCACTTCTGTCATCAGCAGGATGCCCCACAGCGTGGATCTGGAGGAGGCTCCGAGGATCACTTTGGTGAAACAAGCTCCCCAAACCCAGACCTGCCTTGTCAATGCTCCCTCGCCAAAATTTAAACAAAGGACAAGTACAAATGATAACAGCAGGTTTCATCCAGGATCGATGTCTATTATCGAGGAGAGGCCTGTGGAGACTGGGTCCAGTCCAGGGCTGAGGGTAAACACCTCAGAGGGTGTGGTGCTCCTGAGTTACTCAGGGCAGAAGACAGAAGGCCCTCAGCGAATCAGTGCCAAGATCAGCCAGATTCCCCCAGCCAGCGCTGTGGACATCGAGTTCCAGCAGTCTGTATCCAAGTCTCAGATTAAGCAGGAGCCTATCACACCATCCCAGCCAGCACCGAAAGGCTCCCAGACCTCGACGGGCTACGGGACTGTTTCCACCCATTCTTCACTGGTACTCGGAACGCAGCCCTACAACACCTCGCCCGTCATCTCCTCCGTCAAACAGGAGCGCACCGCGCTGGACAAGCCCGACTCGTCCCACCTTGCTGTCCAGACCCCGGCGTCGCAGCCCGGCAAGGTCCTGACACAGACTGTGAACACTCCACCTGTGCTGGTCCATAACCAGATGGTCGTGAACAAAAAACTGTCTGACCCAGCTTCTCTGAAAGTGGAGACAAAGACTCTGCAACCCTCCAACCTGAGTCCTGGGGTTAGTCCTCACCACCCTTCCCTCTCTGGGAAGATGCACTCGGAAGCAAACCACGTCAGCTCGGGCCCCAGCACCCCGACTGACCGAGCCATCTCCCACCTGGGGGTCACCAAACAGGAGCCGCACTCGCCGCGTACCAGCGGGCACTCGCCGTCGCCGTTCCCCCGGGCCTGTCATCCCGGCAGTACCTCATCCCCAGCTTTGTCCAGCAGCACCCCAGTCATGCTGGCGCCGGGAATTCCCGTTCCTCAGTACATATCCAGCATGCATCCCGAGCAATCTGTTATCATGCCCCCCCACAGCGTAACACAGACTGTGTCCCTGGGCCATCTATCCCAAGGTGAGGTGAGGATGAACACCCCTCCTCTCTCCGGCATTCCCTACAGCATCCGCACGGAAGCGCTCCACTCCCCCCGAGCTGCTCTGCAACCCCAGATGGAGATGAAACCCCAGCGATCCAGCACGCCCCAGCCAGCACCCATCCGAGACATCGTCATGCCCCCGCTGTCCTCCCAGCATCCCCCCGAGGAGGAGCTGCACTTCCACCACACCGCGGTGTGCCGCGGGCCGGCCCCGGTGCAGTCCGACGTGCTGGTGATGCAGCCCGACTACCGCATGCACCCCAGCAGCCTGCGGCTGGAGCAGTACAACGTCCCGCGGGACGTCAGGATGATCATGCACCCGCACATGGCCGCCGTGGGCGAGCACCACTCGGAAACGCGACAATCCCGCACGCCCGAAGGGGCCGTCAAAACCCCCCCTGTCAGTAAGACCCCGCAGCCCGGGAAAGAGACTCCCAAATCCTCGGAGGGCAAGATGGCCCACTCTCCCCACAGCGAGCCGCGGCTGCTCAGCGTGCCCTCGGGCAGCCAGCTGCCCGGGCTGCCCCTGACGCAGCCCGTGGTGGTCCCACACGGGGTGCAGATCATGCATCCCGCCGGGAGCTCCTTCCACGATTACCGCTCCGTGTACGGCGACATGAGGAATTACCACACGGCACAGCTCGGGCATCCGCAGTTCCCGGGCGCCTCGCCCATCGGGCTGCCCTCCCGGAGCATGACCCCTTCCCAGGTGAGAAGGAAAACCCCTTTACCCGTCTCCCTGGAATCTGGAGGGGTTTGAGCTGTTTCTTTTGGGAAATGGGGTTCAAATGCTACTTGGAGGAATCCAAAACCACCCATTTCCTGAATCCCTCTGGAGCCACACCCAGGAGGGGAGAAGTTGCCCACAGGTTTCTGTATGTGGTGTCAGGGAGAATTGTCAGTACCAAGGTGGTGCGTGGTTCAGACATCCTTGGATGGATGGTGTGGCTAAGGATGGGTTTGGGGTAGGATTCGGGGAGTGGGGTTTCAGCTCAGATGGGCTTGGAAGTGGGAGCCTGTCACAGCTGCCTCCACCAGGAATTTAATGGTGTCGTGGCAGCCTTATAATGCACCCTCGGCCTAAACATCTTTCCTTCCCCCCCGCCTCCTTCCCAGGGTCTGCCGGAGGGCGAGCACTCGCACCCAAGCCAGCCAGTCCGCAGCAAGACCCCGCAGATCCCGCAGGATCCCAAGGGCCCGTCGGCAGCAGGGCCGGAGCAGAGTCACCACGGCCCTGTGAACAGGCACACGGCACAGATGGACCCCCACATCCACCTGCAGAGGGCACAGGGGGACACGAGCCAGACCTCCTACCCCTCGCCCGTCGCCATCTCCATGAAGCAGGAGCTTCCATCGCCGCACCAGCCGCAGGCAGTTCCCAAGCAATCCATGTTCATCCCCACGACCTCGGGGCCGCCCCTCAGCCGCCCGGAGCCCCAGTCCACGCTCAAGCAGGAGCCATCCCCTCACCCTGTGTCCCAGAGACCTGTGGACATGGTCCAGCTGCTGACAGTGAGTGTCGTGCTCCTGATCCGGAGGGAAATTACCTGGTTCTGTCTCAGCCATAGCACCAAATCTGACCTTTCTTGCATCAAAAACTTCATATGCAGGAAAAccattgtttgggttttggatTGTTTTGTCCCTGATGGATTTTAGCCATGTTTAGTGTTCCAAGTCAGTTTTACAGCATTTTCCTGGAAGGTGTTTTCTCATAGCCAGGGGAGAGTGTTGCtgtatttcatttaaataataaaaaggagAAACCACTCTCTCAAGTGTAGaaaatgaggaagaggagggaggcaggagggaggaaCAGGTACCAACAAGGAACTGAGAGTTGTGTTCAGCACCAAATGTCTCCCGTATAACCTCGAGCAGTTCTTCTGTTGTTTCTCAATTTGTCCATTTGTAAAAGGGAACAGAGCATTCAGGAACAGCCTTGTGCTGGGTGGGCGGCTGAGGGATTGGGGTGATGGGATCCACCCAGCTGGAAGGAAAAGGGCTGAATTCCTGATTTAGCAGGATGTAACCCAAGCGTTGCCTGTGGAGGGTTGATCTGGTGCTACGTCTCTGCTGAGCCCTCAAACCTCCGATGGAAGAACGGGCGGCAGCCAGCTCGGCATTTCAATCCCTCTCTCCTTGCTTTGCCTGTAACACTGTCTCCCTCTCTTCCCAGAAATACCCCATTGTCTGGCAGGGTCTGCTGGCTCTCAAGAACGACACGGCGGCCGTGCAGCTGCACTTCGTGTCCGGGAACAACGTCCTGGCGCACCGGTCGCTGCCGGCGCCCGAGGGAGGGCCCCCCCTGCGCATCGCGCAGCGCATGCGGCTCGAGGCCTCCCAGCTCGAGGGCGTCGCGCGCAGGATGATGGTGAGGGCCCGCGCTGGGGCAGCGAGGCAGCTTGGCAATCTCGGAGCTGCAGTCTGGGAGTCTCTGCCTCACCAGCTGCGGGGCTGGCAGCCACCAGGGCTCCCCAAAACCTGGGCTCTGTCATGTGGGCTCctcagggaatgggcacagccccaaggctgccagagcccaAGGAGCGTTTGGGCACCGCTCTCAGGGATGCACAAGGAGGGATTGTTGGGATGCTGTGCATGGCCTGAGTTAGACTTGATCCCTGTGGATTCCTTCCAATCCAGGAGATCCCTATGATTCTGTTTTGGGATCCTAGTATCAACACTGATTCCTTCAACCCATGGAGTGTAACACAGATTGCAGGTGATGAGCAATAGTCTTACACTGCACTTAGGGAAAAACCTTTAGGTCACCCTGAGCCTGGGGACAAACTCCTGCTGGCTTCAGTGTGCCTGAGTATGATAGGGAGTTCAGATGGTCATGGAAATCCATTTTTAGTCTTTTCCACCATGGCTGAGCTCTCAGCAAGTATTGGAAttacagaatcccagactgctttgggttggaggggccttaaagcccatcccaccccctgccatgggcagggacaccttccactatcccggAATGCTCCaggccctgtccagcctggccctggctttggacacttcaggggatggggcagccacagcttctctggggtACAAATTGTAACTTCAAGGAGTTTACAGTGAGGATTTTCCCCTATGGATAGTGGAGGGATGGCTGGAAAGCACCCTCTCATCAGCATTTCCCTGAGCGTGTCCTTCCCTGGCAGGTGGAGAGCGATTactgcctgctgctggccctgccctgcgGCCGGGACCAGGAGGACGTGGTCAGTCAGACGGAGTCGCTCAAGGCCGCCTTCATCAGTTACCTGCAGGCCAAGCAGGCTGCAGGCATCATCAACGTCCCCAACCCCGGCTCCAACCAGGTACGGGCACAGAACATACCCACAGGGACACCAAACCAGTCCCAAAGGCACGGGCACAGAACCCCTGCAGTGCCTCAGGGACACCAAACCAGTCCCAAAGGTGTGGGCACAGcacccctgcagtgccacagggaCACCAAACCCGTCCCAAAGGTGTGGGCACAGCACCCCTGCAGTGCCTCAGGGACACCAAACCAGTCCCAAAGGTGTGGGCACAACACCCCTGCAGTGCCTCAGGGACACCAAACCCGTCCCAAAGTTGTGGGCACAGcacccctgcagtgccacagggaCACCAAACCAGTCCCAAAGGCGCGGGCACAGcacccctgcagtgccacagggaCACCAAACCAGTCCCAAAGGTGTGGGCACAGcacccctgcagtgccacagggaCACCAAACCAGTCCCAAAGGTGTGGGCACAGcacccctgcagtgccacagggaCACCAAACCAGTCCCAAAGGTGTGGGCACAGcacccctgcagtgccacagggacaccaaacccatcccaaaggCACGGGCACAGAACCCCTGCAGTGCCTCAGGGAcaccaaacccatcccaaaggCACGGGCACAGCACCTTTGCAGTGCCACAGGGACACCAAACCAGTCCCAAAGGTGCAGGCACAGcacccctgcagtgccacagggaCACCAAACCAGTCCCAAAGGTGTGGGCAGAACACCCCTGCAGTGCCTCAGGGAcaccaaacccatcccaaaggtgtgggcacagcacccctgcagtgccacagggaCACCAAACTCGTCCCTAATGGCACAGGCAGCTCAGgcttctgctggagctgcctggggtTATTGCTCAAACAACCCCCATAGTTCCATCACCCATCAAACACATGGATGGAGTTCTTAAATTATTGATGGGATCCACAAATTATTGATGGATCAATATAGTCATTGATGGAATCTATGAAAGCGACCCCAAAGCCAAAAGAACCCCAAATGTGTGCTTGGTGTGTTCCCAGTTCATCATCTTGGGCTGAAAAGCATTTCCCAAAtgcatttcccagctctttATCTCTGGAGTCCTGGTTTCTTCCCCATATCCTGACTTTTCCAGGACAGCTGGTGTTTTCTTGCAGAATGCCTTTGGTGCAGTGGAGGGTTTATTCCAGGTGTGTTGCTGCACTGATTGCATTTTAACCTGTGTGCAATTTAATTCTGGGTGTAAAGAGCCCAAAATGAGCCCAGCCCTCTGAGCCACCACTGAAATGATAATTAATGGgaatttttctgcctttcccagcaAAATCAGCATGTGGTGTGGAAAACACCCCACCTGGGAAACAAAACCCACAGCTTCTTTCTTACACAAGATTTAGGATCTAACATCACCAAAATGTCTCATTTTTAAACCTCTGTGGGCGTGGGTTGTCTCTGATCCTTGgtttttccctccctgcagcctgccTACGTTCTGCAGATCTTCCCACCCTGCGAGTTCTCGGAAAGCCACCTGTCCCGCCTGGCCCCCGACCTCCTCGCCAGCATCTCCAACATCTCTCCTCACCTGATGATTGTCATCGCGTCGGTATGAGCTGTTTACCAGTTactgactttttattattttaattttaaattttttttaatttttccaaggccctgcagcaaaaaaaaacaaacaactacaacaacaatttaaaaaaaaaaaaaaaagcccacaaaaaaaccacacagaaagttaattttaaaataaaactaattcaGAAGAAGGAGAGAAGGTTATGAAACAAGAAATATGCTGCCAGAAACCAGCCTCCTGCCCGACCGGCCTCGATCAAACCTTGGATGTTTACATGTTGCTTTAGCTTATGGACAACTGATGCACTCAGCAGGTGGACTGGGCTTGGGTTCCCGTGCCTcctttttggggaaaaaaaatacacaaaaaagaaaaaaaaaaaaaaaagagaaaaggatggcttattttttttaacaaaaaaaaaaggaaaaaaataaaaaagaacctGAACTGCCTTTGCACTAAATTAGTGACTCGGACTTTGCACAGTTGGAGACGCTGTGACGTTCTGGATGTCTTGACACACATTGACCGCGCCGTGGACGTTCCGCAGGGACTCTGCTGAGATTTGTGGGTCAAGGAGCATTTCACagtcatttttttattttattggttGTTtcgttgggttttttgttggttttttttcccttcttttggggttgtttatttctcttgGGGGGGATTATTTTTTCCGGATGTGaaccttcctcttcctccacctgcccctgctgcagccGTCTTCTCTTCATCTGGGATGTACAGTTTAcactgaaaaacaagagaatacaaaacaaacaacaaaacaaaagggagagcttttttccttcctggtgGGATATGCAGAACTCAGTgggtgtgtgtatatataaatatatatataatatatataaatatatataatactgactttaaaaaaaaatcaaatccccacaacatacatttttttttaatctgtgccaaaaatgtgttttcagagaaaaaaaatcttattttcatACTCAGACTTTGTATTGTCACTCATTTGTAAGTGCGCTTCATTTAAACATCCCCTCGTCTCATCAGCTGTGGAAGTGTTATACACTTGTACAAAGACTCTGCCCTGGCCCCCTCACCTCCCCTAACACTTAA comes from Lonchura striata isolate bLonStr1 chromosome 24, bLonStr1.mat, whole genome shotgun sequence and encodes:
- the SPEN gene encoding msx2-interacting protein isoform X3, which encodes MVRETRHLWVGNLPENVREEKIIEHFKRYGRVESVKILPKRGSEGGVAAFVDFVDIKSAQKAHNSVNKMGDRDLRTDYNEPGTIPSAARGLDDTVSIASRSREVSGFRGGGGGPTYGPPPSLHAREGRYERRLDGASDNRERAYEHSAYGHHERGTGGFDRTRHYDQDYYRDPRERTLQHGLYYTSRSRSPNRFDAHDPRYEPRAREQFTLPSVVHRDIYRDDITREVRGRRPERNYQHSRSRSPHSSQSRTQSPQRLASQAARPARSPSGSGSRSRSSSSDSLSSSSSTSSDSSDSSSSSSDESPARSVQSTAVPAPASQLLPSLEKDEPRKSFGIKVQNLPVRSTDTSLKDGLFHEFKKYGKVTSVQIHGASEERYGLVFFRQQEDQEKALNASKGKLFFGMQIEVTAWIGPETESENEFRPLDERIDEFHPKATRTLFIGNLEKTTTYHDLRNIFQRFGGIVDIDIKKVNGVPQYAFLQYCDIASVCKAIKKMDGEYLGNNRLKLGFGKSMPTNCVWLDGLSTNVTDQYLTRHFCRYGPVVKVDFANRESQLAFYHSMEKTGQDIRDFYEMLAERSRDERRGSYEYAPDRTYYETVRTPGTYPEDPRREYPARGREFYAEWDPYQGDYYDPRYYDDPREYRDYRGDPYEQDIREYSYRQRERERERERFESDRDRDHERRPIERSQSPTHSRRPQSPGASPSQSERLQSDSERRIYSRSSDRSGSCSSLSPPRYDKLDKARVERYAKNEKVEKERVFEQERVDKEKRLVRKEKLEKIEKEKTDKQKRKAKIHSPSSQSSETDQENEREPSPEKLKGNSKQSKERGDKEGTAKNRLELMPCVVLTRVKEKEGKVIDQPALEKLRAKLDNDTLKSPLLEQKTQTSQAEQAKSEQSKLEPVRTKVQKEKALASHIEVVDKEGKMKPKKHLKTEQTSEGANAVDLDKLEARKRRFADANPKPDRQKLDVKRSSQDEEDGRVVLKKQLDAAASSREAPVLREGESERKPLRKEMLKRESKKLKLERLIPVTSPKEIQDTLNVGGIGMRPTLDLQARLMEAPEEPVEVQELPPKKLNPGKPQHKQVQLLDEQGTEREDTRKNYTSLPEETPDHKLGQEKPQSADTEEKISIDIDHTQSYRKQMEQSRRLKQQLEMEIAKSEKFGSPKKDVDEYEKRSLVHEVGKPPQDVTDDSPPSKRKKTDQFDFEISTKRERNYRSSRQVSEDSERMSCSPSIRHFPFHEDDDTLDSPRLMPLKETKESPKIEEKGLSYSNMTVREDSLKFNPYDSSRREQMAEMAKIKLSVLSSEEDSSRWETQVKQEPGRVDISFPSSIVKRDSIRKRSVRDLEPGEVPSDSDDDGENKPHSPKALLESSRLSFLLRDREEKFREREERLQSSSLERNKFYSFALDKTITPDTKALLERAKSLSSSREENWSFLDWDSRFASFRNNKDKEKVDSAPRPIPSWYMKKKKIRTDSEGGKLDDKKEDHKEEEQERQELFASRFLHSSIFEQDSKRLQHLERKDDDLDFISGRLYGRQSSSDGTNSTADLVQEPVVLFHSRFVELTRMQQKEKEKDQKPKEVEKQEDKENRPKTPEMVPDSKETEQKPSSVVGPSSVTILPQEPAPITPEKIVSEKILVEPASVKEEKPSEPAAAAEEQKPFPDLAAPVKMEPPEQTEPPPVIEASKEIVATTLAPEEDAVAAEHPSYLDTKPPTPGASFSDADINVDPEPEAAQLLPPPPKLVLKSDEASEPKEENPLPSANSDAGVSQKVEVTAEVLPPVSDNDMEVEPPVVVKDKKPYKSKRSKTPVQSAAANVTEKPVTRKSERIDREKLKRSSSPRGETQKLSELKVEAEKVSRNAAKSPSSAAEPENMEPSLSIGRTRRRNVRSVYATTGDNEGPSPVKDSMEVTRSTRKRVEKEPQETVTTVPTTPRRGRPPKTRRKPEEDISPIKAEPVQQEVEEAETKDTVEAPKPAEGWRSPRSQKLTHTHTSAAASQQGKKGKNETKADTTAECEDAAERSGQESSISDNSNKAKAPEKEPAASEQKRDRKELDVEKNQLEIPTVEITEKKPVPEKVTKSKRGRYKNTKTVVDKASVCLKNVEIRLNVDEVKGALRPTEEEAEPAAVSPPKMKSPPKEDILPPHFSKNEVEDSFPEIEKEVTREPKQSPEAAQLAKQIELEQAVENIAKLTETPPTIAAYKEPTTDVAEVRQEEEADKPAHQASETELAAAIGSIINDISGETESFPAPPTYPAESEAEIPTEPLVLQSPREEMEPETDQAVNNILETEAAVEPVVQPVPGSVPSALETESKESEVSFSESSNSAQEAETLQEAEVARKEKGRPKTTRQKRKKSTSRKGDATEVNAFEPERVQSKSPPANEVKTKPEEASKEEKQIKPTASMEPSASDVTKAVAADVMAAHEAVPESSTSPKVPAPAPLDLGAPPVPLDEGSQTGFKIRSPLENAAITPPSAPNSALPAVPAATAKLPTPVPTAIVPLHSGAAKVPEWMVRHEEPRARSTPPPALPPDTKASDIDTNSSTLRKILMEPKYVSATSITSTHVTTTHTEPVSAPCLEEAPLHPAVEAIKPVSEEKPAVPVTNALDPPVAEAPVFSEKEKVNTVIAPKATSVISRMPHSVDLEEAPRITLVKQAPQTQTCLVNAPSPKFKQRTSTNDNSRFHPGSMSIIEERPVETGSSPGLRVNTSEGVVLLSYSGQKTEGPQRISAKISQIPPASAVDIEFQQSVSKSQIKQEPITPSQPAPKGSQTSTGYGTVSTHSSLVLGTQPYNTSPVISSVKQERTALDKPDSSHLAVQTPASQPGKVLTQTVNTPPVLVHNQMVVNKKLSDPASLKVETKTLQPSNLSPGVSPHHPSLSGKMHSEANHVSSGPSTPTDRAISHLGVTKQEPHSPRTSGHSPSPFPRACHPGSTSSPALSSSTPVMLAPGIPVPQYISSMHPEQSVIMPPHSVTQTVSLGHLSQGEVRMNTPPLSGIPYSIRTEALHSPRAALQPQMEMKPQRSSTPQPAPIRDIVMPPLSSQHPPEEELHFHHTAVCRGPAPVQSDVLVMQPDYRMHPSSLRLEQYNVPRDVRMIMHPHMAAVGEHHSETRQSRTPEGAVKTPPVSKTPQPGKETPKSSEGKMAHSPHSEPRLLSVPSGSQLPGLPLTQPVVVPHGVQIMHPAGSSFHDYRSVYGDMRNYHTAQLGHPQFPGASPIGLPSRSMTPSQGLPEGEHSHPSQPVRSKTPQIPQDPKGPSAAGPEQSHHGPVNRHTAQMDPHIHLQRAQGDTSQTSYPSPVAISMKQELPSPHQPQAVPKQSMFIPTTSGPPLSRPEPQSTLKQEPSPHPVSQRPVDMVQLLTKYPIVWQGLLALKNDTAAVQLHFVSGNNVLAHRSLPAPEGGPPLRIAQRMRLEASQLEGVARRMMVESDYCLLLALPCGRDQEDVVSQTESLKAAFISYLQAKQAAGIINVPNPGSNQPAYVLQIFPPCEFSESHLSRLAPDLLASISNISPHLMIVIASV